GGCTGCTGGGGACTGGCGCTCAGGGTGACGGCTCCCAGCGTGGCGGTATAGGCAATCGTGCTCAGGATGCCGGTGGTCGTGGGTGAGGTCGGGCCGTACACGTTGATCGTGTAGGTGCCGGGTGCCGAGTAGGCGTGGCTCTGCACGATCGGAGCGCAGCAGACCCCGGAGACGGTCCGGGGCAGCGCAGTGGTCTGGCTGTCGCCCCAGTCGATGGTGTAGTCCGTGTCGCCCTGAAGGAGCCGCAGGGACAGGTCTGCCTGCAGGGCCGTGCCGGTGACCGAGAGCTGAGGCGGCGGAGTCTTGAGCGTCACCTGGATGGGACTGACCGTTGGCGCGGTGGTGACACTGACGGTGTACGTTCCATCCTTGACGTAGGTGTGCCTCAGGAGAAATTCCTGAGGTGCGCCGCCGGGGACTGTGAAGCTCTCCGAGGAGCCGTCGCCCCACGCCACGGTGTGGGTGCTGCCCGGCATCAGATCCTTGACCACGACGGGCGTGACCGACAGCGACTCCGTCTGGTAGCCCTGAGGCACCCTGATGGTGGGGTCCAGGATCGTCACGGTTGACGTGCGCGTGGGGGCCGTGTAGGACGTGCCGGTCGCCACTGTCCCGATGGTATAGGTGCCTGCCTGGTTGTACGTGTGGTTGAACGTCCGGGTCGGCTGGCCGCTGACACCTCTCCACGATTCACTCCCGCCGTCTCCCCAGTCCAGCCGGTAGTTGACGGTGGGCGCACTGTTGTAGAAGCTGTACGTGGCCGGCGCGCCCTTGTAGACATACGCCGGATTCGTCGCGTCCGCTGTCAGTTTGGAAGGCGGGCTGAAGTTCTGAATGCTGTCGGTGTACACGTACGGAGTGCAGGTTCCCTGAATCTGGACGGACCAGTAGACGTCCGCCTTCAACACGCCGAGGTTGACGTAGCCCAGGTCACCAGGTGGGGTGTCGACGGTGTAATACCGGTACGTAATCGGATTGGTGTACTGCGCGAAGGCTACGTTAAATCGCTTCGACGTGCATCCTGAGGTATCCAGCACGCCGTACACTTCCTGGGCTTCTCCGCGAATCCGGGCAACGTCCTGACCCATGGGCGCCGATTCACCATCCGGCAACAGCGAGAAGCGCTGCGCACTCGCCAGGCCTCCTGTCAGGAACAGGGCCACGAGAACAAGCCGGAGTCCTGTCAGCCAATTGTGGGCCAGTCGTTCCCCTGGCCGCCAGTGTTGATTCATGGGTGTCCTCCACCGGTCCGCCATCAGAAGCGGTACCGGAGTCCCGCGCCGTAGCGCAGTCGAGTGGGTGTGGTGGCGCTGGACCCGGGCTCGTACCGGACGCTGGCCGACACGTCGAAGTTCTTCTGGACGGCGTACGCGGCCGTCAGGTCGGCGGAGCCGCTGAGCTGCCATGGGCCGGGCGCGGCGGGCAGCCCGCCACTGGCGGGACCGGCATGCTGCGTGGCGTTCAGGGCGAGGGTGGTGGTCAGGTCGAGGTTCCCACCCCGGTACCCGAAGGTGCCCGAGGCGTAGGCGCTCTGGTTCAGGCCCTGCCGCCGGTACCCTGCGGACAGCGAGCCGAACATGGGCGCCGCCTGACTGCTCACGGACGCGCCGACACTGAGGGCCGGATCGGCGTTCGGGCGGGTGGTGAGTGACGTGTTCGCAGTGATGTACACCGAACCGAGTTTCCCGGAGGCGTCGGCCGCGTACGTCACGTCCCGCGTGGCGGGGGTGACCGAGGCGCTGCCGCCCAGGCTCAGGTTGGGGCTCACCGTGGTCCGCACCCGGCCACTCACGGTGTATCCGGGCGGGGTGACGCTCACGCCCGCACCGACGCTCAGTTTGCCTCTGGGCGTGCCGCTGCCCAGCAGGGCACTGGCGTCGTACTGCAGGTCCGCACTGGCGGTGGCGGGAGAGGTGGACGTGACGGTGGCCGTCCCGGACAGGGTCAGGTCGTCCCGCAGCGCCGCCTGGGCCGACGCGCCGACGCTCCAGCGGGTCTTGCCGTCCGCCACCGAGACGCTCGGACTGGCGGACACCGACAGGGACTTGCGGCGGTAGTTCAGGGCGCCCGACAGGCTGGCGCTCCGCTGATCGCTGCTGAACGTACCGGCCCGGACGCCCACCTGCGTGGCCGATCCGGTCACGGAGCCCGTCAGCGTATCGGTGAACCGCACGCCCATGGTGGCCCCCCCGGTGTGCACCTGCGTGGACTGCGCGGGGGATTCGCTGCCGCTGTACGCGTAGTACGTCGACACCGACGAGATCGCCACGCCGCTCGGCGCCACGGTGGGTGAGTAGCTGTAACTGACCGTGCCGGACAGCGCCGTGGTGTCGCGGGCGCGGTCCACCTGACGTCGCGCCTGGACCTGCACGGCGTTCCGACCGGACGAGTACCGGGCCGTGACGCTCTGCTGCCGCGTGTCGGCGAGCAGGTCCGCGCCGTACTGGGCGGTCCCACCACCCGACGACTGAATCCTGAACTGCACGTTGACCGCGTCCAGGAACGTCTGGGGCGCCTGGACACTGTAGAACCTGACGTGAAACTCACCGCTGGCGCCGGCGTGACCGGCGAGCGCGAACACGCCGCACAGCGCCAGGCGAGCGGCGGCGCCGACTGAGGCAGTGGGCACCGGGAAGGGCAGGTGGGGCGACCGTGAAAACCACGTGGGCGCAGTGGAAGATGAGTTCAACTTGTCCGTCCTTTGGCAGGCCTCCAGTCGGACGTCCTGGCCAGGACCGTGCGCCCCGCAATTGAGAGTGCGCTGGGTCAACTGCTGAAGGTTGGCCGCAGTCTGACAAGCCAGGCGTAAAGAAAGCGTAAAGAAGCAGCTCATCGCTCAGATCGGCCCTGACGAGCTCCGCTGTCCCATCATGAGTCGCCCCGGCCCTGGCGCCGACCCTCACCGCTGTCAACCGCCGAAGGACCGGACCGCCCCCGAGTTGCATCGAGAGCTCAGGCCTGTGCTCTGGGCTGCAGCGCGGCAGAGTGAACCTCTCCAGCGGTTGTCAGTTCCGTCGAAGGGCCAACGCCACACCCTTGCACTCCACGTCCAACCGCATGAAGCAACTCCTCCCCGGTTCGGGAGGAGTTGGGAGAACAGCGCGGCGGGTCGCCGCGGGCGGATCACTTCACCTGCGCGATGAAACACACCTCCACGGTGGTGTTCGCGCTGTTGAACGGCAGGATGCTGACGGTCAGTTTCTGGCCCTGAACCGCCGTGCCGAACGCCTGGTAACTGGGCGTGCCCCCGTTGCGGGTGATCTTCAGGTCCTGGCCTGCGCCGTACCCCTGCGTGGCGCTACCCGTGACGAAACTCAGGGGAGCTTCCAGCGTGTCGGTGATGGTGGCGGCCGTCGCCGGTGCGTACCCGACGCCGGGATGCGTCGCCGTGATGCAGTACTCGATCAGATCCTTGGGTTTGGCATTGACGGTCGCGGTGCCGAGCGTCCCGTTCGGGTACAGCCGCTGGCGTTTGACGTTGGTGCCCGAGATCGGATCGTTCACGAGCAGCGCAGCAGTCGCGTTCGAGCCGTACGTTCCTGCGGTCGTTCGCAGGCTTCCACCCGGAATGATGTTCGTCTTCTGTCCTCGGGTGGTGCCCGTGACGGTCAGGGTGACCGTGCAACTACTGCCACTCTGGGGCACGCGGGTGCCAGTCGGAATCGTGACGCTGCCGGAGTTCGCGGCGGCTGTGATGATGGGTGTGCCGCCGCTGCTGCTGACGCAGGTGGTGCTGACATTTGGCGTGCTGGCCACCGTCACGCCAGAGGGAAGCGAATCGGTCAGGTCGGCTAGCAGGTAGGACGGACTGGGGTTGCCGCTGGAGAG
The DNA window shown above is from Deinococcus sedimenti and carries:
- a CDS encoding PKD domain-containing protein, whose protein sequence is MGQDVARIRGEAQEVYGVLDTSGCTSKRFNVAFAQYTNPITYRYYTVDTPPGDLGYVNLGVLKADVYWSVQIQGTCTPYVYTDSIQNFSPPSKLTADATNPAYVYKGAPATYSFYNSAPTVNYRLDWGDGGSESWRGVSGQPTRTFNHTYNQAGTYTIGTVATGTSYTAPTRTSTVTILDPTIRVPQGYQTESLSVTPVVVKDLMPGSTHTVAWGDGSSESFTVPGGAPQEFLLRHTYVKDGTYTVSVTTAPTVSPIQVTLKTPPPQLSVTGTALQADLSLRLLQGDTDYTIDWGDSQTTALPRTVSGVCCAPIVQSHAYSAPGTYTINVYGPTSPTTTGILSTIAYTATLGAVTLSASPQQPLAGQQVVLTLSGLEPGATYDVNWGDGTVETGITGQTSTTRSHAYAAAQDYTITVTNGGQTLGTTTVAVQVPAPVLSHTQQGLTVTLQVQNLVTGAAYTVNWGEGTPEPLTATGPATTLTHAYARPGAYTVTVTPTRGAAASEAVSVTASPPRLTITPPVVDTDQAVTAAMADLIATLQYTLDWKDGTAPVTFTATGTQATQTHTFAAPGTYQVELTTPGVNPTTAPATVRPGAPILALTADTLTATLNASRLLTGVSYTIDWGAGVTERLTATGPAMTFTHTYSAPGTQTVTVTPDGGTAATATVTLSVPTPTLNVTPAQGLTDTAFTATLGNLVPT